TCGTGCTCGCCGGCCAGCCGGAGCTCCTGGACAAGCTGAATCGCCCCGAGCTGCGCCAGCTCAAGCAGCGCATCGGCCTCCGTTGCCGCATCCTCCCCCTGACCGCCGACCAGACCCGTGACTACATCCGCACCCGGCTCCGGATCGCCGGGGCGACCAACCTGGGGCTCTTCTCGGATGTGGCGATCACGCGGATTGCCGGGTACTCGGGCGGAATCCCGCGGCTCATCAATACGGTCTGTGACCACTGCCTGCTTATCGGCTATGCTGACCAGATCCGTCGGGTCGATCGCAGAATCGTCGAGGAAGCCATCGAGTATTTCGAGGAGGGCGAGCGGCGACCGCGGAAGCCGCGGCGCCTGCTCCATACCTGGGGCCGGGCGCTGGTCCGCTGGGCCCTGGCCGCGGCGGGCGCGGTGCTGATAGGCGGCGCGGCGGCGCTGACGATCGCGCACCGCGACGCGCTGCGGCAGGTCTTTGATCTTTCCACCGCTACTCTTTCCGGGCTCGCGCACGCTGCGAGCAGCTTTCTCAGGCAATGAGCAAGTTCTTCAAGGCGCTCGAGCAGGCGGAGCGGGACCGCGCCCTTCAGCGAGGAGGGGCGCCCCGCTCGGCGGATCCGACAGCCGCCCCAGCCCCCGAGATCGAATCTGCTGAGCCTGTGACGCTCCAGCGGCCGCCGGCGGATTCAGCCGGTGGCGTGGACGACCATCTGGTCAGCCTGGTCGCCCCGGCGGCCTTCGAGGCGGAGCAGTACCGGGCCCTCCGCCACACCGTGGAGCAGCTCCACAAGACGCGCGACCTTCGCGTCGTGGCCGTGTCGAGCCCGGGCGTGGGCGACGGGAAAAGCATCACGGCGATCAATCTGGCCGGCGCGCTGGCGCAGGCGCCGGACGTGCGCGTCCTCCTCGTGGACGCCGACCTCCGCCGTCCTTCGGTGGCCAGCCTCCTCGCGCTCGGCGGGTCGGATGGCCCCGGCCTGGTCAACGCGATCCTCGATCCCACCGTCACCCTGGAGCAGGTCGCCCGGCCGCGCCCCCCGTTCAACCTGTCCGTGATCCCGGCTGGGGAGGTGCCGCCAAGCCCCTACGAGGTGCTCAAAGCGCCCCGGCTCGGCGAGCTCCTCGATGAGGCGCGCCGCCGCTACGACTACATCGTGCTGGACGCTCCCCCGCTCTGCCCCGTCCAGGACTGCCGGGTCATCGCCCGCTGGGTGGACGGCTTCCTTCTCGTCGTGTCGGCGCACCACACGCCCCGCCGGCTGGTCGGCGATGCGCTCAACGTCGTGGAGCGCGGCAAGATACTCGGCCTCATCTTCAATGGGGACGACCAACCGCCCTCGAGCTTCTACGGGTACTACGGCTACTACGGTGGAGGTCCCTACGCGGCCCATGGCTCGCCCAACGGACATGACCGCGGCCGGCTGGGCCGCGCCGTGACGCGCGTCGGGCAGATGCTCCAGCGGCGGCGCGGAGGCGGGCGGTGAGCCTCATGCTTGTGACCAGGGTGCGGACCCATGTTTGAAGAACGGTCCGAGCGACTGCACCGTGTCCTGACGCTGCTGGACGTCGCTGTGACCATCTTCGTGTTCCTGGCCGCGTCGTGGGTCCGGAATGCGCTCCTGGACGACGACCCCGTGGACCTCCTGTCTCACGTCGCCCTTCTTCCCTTCGTCCTGGCGCTCTGGATGTTCTTTCTCACATTCTTCGGCGCCTACCGGAGCCCACGGATGACCTCACGGCTCCAGTACGCCTGGGCCGTGACCCGCGGGGTGGCGGTCGGCCTCGCCGCCTTGCTCACGATCTTGTTCCTCTTCAAGGTCCAGTACGTGAGCCGTGCGGTCGTGGTGACATTCGCGGCCGCGGATCTTCTGGCCCTCGTTGGAATTCGCCTCGGCGTCGTCTGGTACTTCCACCGCTCGCTCCAACGAGGCGAACACTTCCGCAGGGTCCTGATCGTCGGCAGTGGCAACCGGGCACGGCGGCTGGCCGAGACCCTTCTCCAGAACTCGGAGTGGGGCATCCGCATCGTCGGACACCTGGACCCAGACCCGACGAAAGTGGGCGACCGCGTGCTCGAATCCTCCGTGCTAGGCACGGTCGGCGACATCAGCTCCATCCTGAAGGGGAACGTGATCGACGAGGTCATCCTGGCCGTCCCACGCGCGATGATCCCAGACGTCGACAAGATCGCGCAGGCCTGCGAAGAAGAGGGGGTCAAGCTCTGCTGGATGGCTGACGTCTTCGATGTCCATGCTGCGCGTACGCGGCTGGTCGCGCTTGGACCAATTCCCCTGCTGACCCTCGAGCCTGTCGCGCAAGGAGAATGGCAGCTCCTCGTCAAGCGGTTCATGGATCTCGCTATCGCGGCCCCCATCGTCCCGCTGCTGCCCGTGATCGGCCTTATCGCCCTGGCCATCAAGCTGGACTCGCCCGGTCCGGTCTTCTTCATGCAGGAGCGGGTCGGCCTTCACAAGCGCCGTTTCCGGATGCTGAAGTTCCGGACCATGGTGGAAGACGCCAGTCGACGACAGGCAGAGTTCGAGCACCTGAATGAGGCCAAGGGCCCCATCTTCAAGATCGCCAACGACCCGAGGATCACGCAGGTGGGCCGCTTTCTGCGTCGAAGCAGCCTCGACGAGCTGCCCCAGATCCTCCACGTGCTGACCGGTGAGATGAGCCTTGTCGGGCCGCGCCCCATGTCCCTGCGGGACGTGGATCTCTTCGACAAGGGCATCCAGCGCAAGCGCTTCAGCGTGAAACCGGGCCTCACCTGCCTGTGGCAGGTCTCCGGGCGGAGCAACCTCCCGTTCTCCAAGTGGCTGGAGCTCGACCTCTACTACATCGAGCACTGGTCGCTGGGGCTGGATCTCAAGATCCTGTTCAAGACCATTCCGGCGGTGCTGAGCGGCAAGGGCGCGAACTAACCTCCCAACATGAGCCTTCCAGCACCGTCCACCTCCACGATGCGCCTCCCGGTCACACCGGTGTCCCGGTTGCGCGCTATGGCCATCCGCGGTCTGGCACGAATGTACCGGCCGGAGAACGGGCTCTTCGCGTTCCGGGTCCGGCGGCGGGGCGAGGAGCTCCTCTTGGAGGGCTCGAGTCATCGCTACACCGCGATCGCCCTTATCGGGCTTGCCGGCGAGGACGAGGCGGTGCAGGCCTCGGTCCTGGCTGGCATTAGGGTGCGCGAGGCGTGTGCACGTCTCGTCAGCGAAGTGGCCGCACTCGAGAGCCTCGGCGACGTGGCCCTCGTCCTCTGGGCCGCCTGCGCGGTCGGCTACCCCGACCGCCGGTCAGTGGTCGAGCGCCTGCTCGCTCTCCAGCCGGACGAGGCCGCTCATCCGACGGTCGAAGTCGCGTGGACGCTGGCGGCACTCTGCGCCGACCTTGACGCCCCGGTCGGGCCCCTTCGCAACCGGCTGGCCCGCCGCCTGATCGCCGCGTTCGAACCCCGCTCCGGGATGTTCCCTCACGGCATGGGTGGACGGCCCGGCGGCTTCCGCGGGCACGTCTGCTGCTTTGCTGATCTCGTGTACCCGGTCCACGCCCTTGCGCGGTACGCGGAGCTCTTCGGCGACGCGGAGGCGCGCGACGTTGCCCTGCACTGCGCCCGGGAATTCTGCGCCCGTCAGGGTCCCGACGGGCAGTGGTGGTGGCACTACGACCGCCGGACCGGCGATGTCGTCGAACGATACCCCGTCTACGCCGTCCATCAGGACGCGATGGCTCCGATGGCGCTCTTCGCCCTCGAGCGCGCGGCCGCTATCGACCTACGCTCGCCGATCGCACGGGGGCTCGGCTGGCTTGCGCACGCGCCGGAGCTCGGCGGCGGCTCGCTGATCGATGAGGGCGCGGACCTGATCTGGCGAAAGGTGGCCCGTCGCGAGCCTCGGAAGCTTTCGCGCTACGCTCAGGCGGCCGCAAGCCGCCTTCACCCCAGCTTGAGGACACCCGGCCTGGACATCCTCTTCCCGCCGTGCGTCGTCGACTACGAGGACCGTCCGTACCACCTGGGCTGGCTTCTCCACGCGTGGCCGGCCGGGCGCGCGGCTCGATGGGACGAGCGAGCGATCCCGCAATGATGGTTCCGGTCGTGCAGGCTACCAAGCAGGAGATCCTCGGGGTCCCCATCGATGCCCTGACGATGGAGGAGGTGCTCGACCGAGTCGACGATACCATCGTCGGCCGAGGCCGGTTGCAGATCGGCGTGGTCAACGCGGCAAAACTGGTGAACATGCGGCGTGACCCGGCACTCCGGGCCGACGTGCTCTCGTGCAACCTGATCCTGGCCGACGGCGTCCCGGTTGTGTGGGCCAGCCGGCTCCTCGGCCGTCCCCTGCCCGAGCGGGTCGCCGGGATCGACCTGATGCTCGGGATGCTCCGCCGCGGCAACGAACACGGCTATCGAATCTACTGCCTCGGCGCGAGCGAAGATGTGCTGGCAACGGCTGTGGCCCGGATCGCCGGGGACTACCCACACGTGGAGGTGGTCGGACACCATCACGGCTACTTCACCAGCCAGGAGGAGCCCGGCCTTGTCGCAGCCATCTCTGACGCGAAACTGGACATCCTACTGGTGGGAATGAGCTCACCCAAGAAGGAGCGCTTCCTCGCCCGCTGGAGTGACCAGCTCGGCGTCTCGGTGTGCCACGGCGTTGGTGGTTCACTCGACGTTCTCTCGGGGAAGGTTCGGCGAGCTCCCCTAATCTGGCAACGGCTCGGTCTCGAATGGCTCTACCGCGTCTGCCAAGAACCGCGGCGGCTCTGGCGCCGGTATCTGGTCACCAACACCCTGTTCTGCGCGATGGTCTTGTCCGAACTCGTGCGGCGACGGCTTCTCTCTCCACCCGTTTCGCTTTTCCCCCGTGGCCACAAATGATCGGCCCCCGGTCCCGATCATGAGCGACCCGAGCGCTCAAATACAGTCAGCGCTCGACCGCTTCGTCGCGGGACAATCGCACCCTCTACGGGTCCTTGAGGCGGGCTGTGGTTCGCTCAGCAACATCAGACTCGGCAGCAACGTTCGCATCGTCGGAATCGACGTGTCCGCCGAAGCGCTTGCGCAGAACGCGACAATCCACGAGGGGATCCAGGCGAATCTCGAAACCTCCGACCTGGGGGATTCTGAATACGATCTCATTGTCTGCTGGGACGTTCTGGAGCATCTCGCGAAGCCAACGAATGTGGTCAGAAAGTTCCTCAGGGCTGTCAAGCCGGGCGGTCTTATTCTCCTGGCACTTCCTAACGTCCTATCGCTCAAGGGTTTGGTCGCGAAGTACACGCCACTTTCTTTCCACTTCTTGGTCCATCGGCTCATCTACGGCCAGAGAGCCGGCATCGCTCCGGGCTATGAGGTTTGTCCGACTTACTTGTGCTACTCCATCGCACCCCGGTCGATTGCTAGGCTCGCGACGCACCACGCATTCGATGTGGACCTCTTCTCCACCTACGAGTCGGGCATGCAGCGGCGGTTTCGCGAGAGATTCGGGCTCGTCGGCAAGCCCTGGCAGGTTGTGCGCGTTCTCGTCTGCCTTCTCTCCATCGGCATCATCGACGCGGAGGCTACGGATTGCATTCTGATCCTGCGCAGGCCGAGGCTATCTGTCCGGCTCCAGTCGCCCATCTCACAAACGGGCCCCCATCCCGAAGCCGTGACGAACTCCGTCGCTACCTCGGCGGCGTCTAAGCAGCTATGATCCGCCTTATTTTCCTCTCGACAGCCCTCTTTGTCGTCGGCCTCTACGCCTGGAAGGACTGGTACAAGTCGCTTTGCGCTCTCATCGTCCTGATGGCTTTCCTCGAGCATCCCGACATGCCCAGGTCGATGTTCGGCATCCAGGGGGTGAACCCTTGGAACCTGCTGCTCCTCGTGATCATCTTGGCCTGGCTGGCCCAACGCGGGCGCGACGGACTCGTTGGGCATCCGCCGGGCACGTTCGTGCTTCTCTTGCTGGCCTTCGTGGCCGTCGTGACGACAGCGTTCGTCCGGCTCATGATCGACCGGCAGGGCCTTCCCACGGATGCCAGCACCGCCGGTCTCATTAGTGAGTACCTCGTGAACACATTGAAGTGGGTCATCCCGGGACTCCTGCTGTTCGACGGCTGTCGCAGCCGGTCCCGCTTTTTGTGGGGCTTGTCCTCAATCCTCTCTCTCTACGTCCTTTTGAGTTTGCAGGTCATTAGGTGGATGCCCCTTGACGCCATCGCAAATCACGAGATGCTCGCCCGCCAAAGTATGAAGATTCTTCGCCCGGAGATCGGCTACTATCGAGTCGATCTCTCCGTCATGCTGGCAGGCGCCTCGTGGGCAATATTCGCAGCACAATCTCTCGTGGTCTCCCTGCACCGCCGAATTATCCTGCTGCTCGGTGCCCTTTTAGTTGTGCTTACGCAGGTCTTGACGGCCGGGCGGGGCGGCTACGTCGCATGGGCTGTCACTGGCCTTACTCTCACTCTCCTGAGGTGGCCACGGTATCTTCTTCTGGCCCCGGTGCTCGCGATCGGTCTTTCTCTGCTTCCCGGTGTCTCCGACCGAATCTTCGAAGGCATCTCTGACAGCACCAACACGAGTTCCTCTGCGGAAGTCGACCTAGAGAGGCTCACTGCCGGACGGAACCTCATATGGCCCCCAGTGATCGACAAGATCGCCGAACAACCGATACTCGGCTACGGGCGGGTAGCCATGGAGCGTACTGGACTCTCGTTCGCGATCGCGTCCGAGGAAGGAGGGGTCGGCAATCCCCACAGTGCGTACCTCGAGATGCTGCTCGACAACGGGCTGTTAGGCCTCGCCGTGACGCTCGCCCTCTTTGCCTACATCCTCGCGCATTCGTTGTCCCTGACTCGGGACCGCCGGAGTCGCGTGTTCGCCGCGATTGGTGGCGTCACATCCGCGCTCGTTATCGCACAGCTCGCCGGGTCCATCACCGGCCAGTCCTTCTATCCGCGAGAGGGCACGCTCGGGATGTGGTGTGCCATCGGCCTGATGCTGCGCGTCTCGGTCGAACGTGCCCGCGCTAACCTGAGCTTTGCGATGCATGACCGTGCGAACCGTCCGACCAAACCGACTCGCCCCGTGGAATGGTGGCGACCCGCGGCCAGTCCAGAGCCGCAGACGCGCCCGGATCCAGTTCTAGCGCCCTCCAACAGCGGATCCATCGACTCGCCACTATGAAACTGAACGCACGAGCGCGGCCGTCTCTTTTTGCGCCGCGGGCCGTCCGGGCCAGCAGCGCCATCGGCGCCTTCAAGCCCGAGGACAGCCCGTCCCTGCGACGTACCGACTCTCCACCGACGAGCAAATCTCCGGATGACCGAATGCAGTCGACAGTGCGCGGCACACTCAGCGTGCTACGCTCGCTGTTGGCATACACGGTGGTCGCGTGCGCATATTTCGGAACGCTGGTCGTCTGTCGTATGAGCCGGCTGGCCCCACGCCGGCCTTGGACCCCGACCCGCCGGATCGTAGTGACAGCAACGTTCTTCAATACACAATGGTTTCTCTCACATGTCATACCGCTGACGCGCTCGGGAGTGGACGAGGTCATTGTTGTCACTGACCAGCCATTGGTGGCGCTCGACAAGGTGCGGTTCTGGTGTCCGGCACACGGGATGAGTCGCTTGATCGGACGTGCGGTGTCGAAGTTTGCGTGCCTGCTCGCATGCGGTCTCTATCTCAAGCCTGACGTGTTGATCGGATTTCATCTATTCCCTGGCGCAATTTCCGCCCTGATCGTCGCAAGAGTGCTCGGACGACCGGCGTGCTACCAAATGACGGGGGGGCCCATCGAGATCGTGGGCGGCGGCGCCTACAGCGAGAACCGCCTCCTGGCGAAGCTCGGGCGAGGGTCTCGACTGCTCGAGAGCCTCGCCATTGCGGTCGTGCGCGAGTTCGATCTCGTGGTTGTGCGTGGCAGCAAAGCAAGAGCGTTCCTGATAGATCGGGGAGTTCGTCCCGTCACAGTCATCACCGGGAGTGTAACCTTTTTGAGCGAGCCGGCTGCACCCGACCGCGAGTACGACCTCGTGTTCGTCGGCCGCCTCGCCGCAATCAAGCAGCCGCTACAGTTCGTCGATATCGTGGCAAGTCTGCGGCGACAGCTGCCGACAGTCCGCGCCGCCGTTGTGGGCGATGGGCCTCTTTTGAACGCCGCCCGTGAGCGCGCCATCGCGCTCGGCATCGAGCAGTCCATCGATTTCCTCGGTCAGATCCAGGATGTGGAGCGGATCCTGACTCGCTCGAAGGTTTTCGTTCTGACATCGCAATCTGAGGGGCTGTCCATTGCCATGGCCGAGGCCATGGCGGCGGGAGTGGTGCCGGTCGTGGCTGATGTCGGCGACCTTGGCGACCTCGTCATCGACGGGGTGACGGGATTCCTGGTGAAGCCCGACAGTGTCTCCGAGTTCACCCACAGAGCCGCGTTGCTCCTGCAAGACCCCACACTCTGGGCCCGCCAGTCCCACGCCGCAACGGAAGCAGCCAGCCGGCAAACCAGCCTCGACGTCGTTACCGCGAAGTGGACCGAGAGTCTGTCAAGACTCGTCGCCACCTCCACGAACTCACCGGGCGCCGACGAGAAACGCCTATGAGCTCACTACGTAACGAGAGGACGTCAAAGATGCCAGAAGTCTCGAATATTGCGGCTTATCAGGGTGCCGGTCGTTACTCGGATACCCCGCCGTATCATCCAACTGAGCCATATCCTGAGTATGTCTTCGGGTCCTCGGCCCTCGGACCTGACAATCCGGCTTACGCTGCGGTTCGCGGTGCCCTCGGCCTTCTCTTTCCCCATGGGCTCGGTACGGCGAATTGGAATCCCCTGCGCGAGCTCGTCAGGCCGGGCGACACGGTAGTCCTCAAGCCGAATCTCATCTGTGATTTCCATGAAACTCGTGGTGACGACGTAGTCAGCATGCTCACGCACGGAAGCGTCATACGGGCCGTCCTCGACTATGTCGCAATCGCTCTCCAGGGCCAGGGGCGCGTTGTTATCGCGGATGCCCCGCAGTGCGACGCTTCCTTCGAGCGCTTGATGGCCGTCACCGGCTTGCTCACGATACAGTCTTTCTATCGAGAGCATTCTCCGATCCAGGTCGATGTGATCGATCTTCGCCCCGAATACGCTCGCAAGGTGGATGGCGTCATTGTGGCGCACAGCCCACTCCCTGGTGACCCCGCTGGGTATGCGGTCATCAACCTGGGTCGAGCATCGGAGTTTTTCCCGATTAGTCACACGAATCCGCGCTTGTACGGCAGCGAGTACGACGTGAACGAGGTCACTCTCCATCACCACGACGACACCCAAGAGTACCTGATCTCCAAGACAATTCTGGCCGCTGACGTCTTCATCAACCTTCCGAAGATGAAGACCCACAAGAAGGTCGGCGTAACGTTGAGCCTAAAGAATTTAGTCGGTATCAACGGAAACAAGAACTGGCTGCCTCACCACCGTGAAGGAGTTCCTACAACCGGCGGCGACCAGTACGCTGAATCCGGGCTCTCCGAACGCCTCGAACATGTCTTGCTGGCCACCTTCAAGCGACACTTTCCGAAGCTGGGACCGCTTCGTCGACATCTGGCAGGTCCGGTAAAGAGGATCGGGCGGGCTGTTTTTGGAGACACCACCACAGATCGCATACGATCCGGGAACTGGTACGGCAACGACACCACGTGGCGAATGGTTCTGGACTTGAACCGGGCGCTTCGCTTTGGTGATGGCGCCGGGGTCCTGCACGATCAGCCACAGCGCCGATACTTCAGCGTGGTGGACGGTGTCGTCGCCGGCGAGGGCAATGGCCCAATGGGAAGTGATCCGCGTCCAGCGGGTCTCATCGTCGCTGGACTTGACCCTCTTGCAGTGGATCTGGTGTGCACACGGATCATGGGATTCGACTATCACCTGATTCCGGTGCTTTCCAACGCCTCAAATGATCATCCCTATCCATTAAACGTTGTTCCGCACGCCGCAATCCGTTGCAATTCCAACGTCGATGAATACGATCGCCTACTCAATCAAATTGAAGGGCCTTGCTTGGCATTCAGGCCTCACTTCGGCTGGATTGGCCACATTGCAGTCACTGACGCCATCACCCCAGCTGCGCCAGCCACTCGACAAGGGCCATTATCTGCCGTCTGAACTCCGCCATGCCGATGCACCTAGCCCTTTCGCGGAAGAACCTCTGGGAGCGCACACCGCCCTTCTTGAAGAGTCTCTTGGGACAGGCCACAGCGATCATTCCTATGTCGCACCTGCTCGGTGCTCGTTTCAGAGCCCATCTGGCTTTTGCTCGAGAGGCACAGTGGTGGTCAGCCGAGAGAGCACGAGAGTACCAGCTCACCCGTGTCCGAGAGATCTGCTTGCTAGCCTATGAGAAGACCGACTACTACCGCGAGACATTCCGCCAAGCCGGGTTCACGCCAGGGGACCTCAAGTCGCTGGAAGACTTTTCCTCCCTGCCGACCATCGACAAGGAGACGATCCGCACACACATGAATTCCATGTGCGCGGTACCGTACGGGTCCTCAGGCATCGACTATGTCGCGACCGGGGGCTCTTCCGGGGAGCCACTGCGCTTCCTAGCAGGATCGGACCGTTCTGCCGTCGAGTATGCCTACCTCGTCGCGAGCTGGGAGCGCGCGGGCTACCGACTCGGTTTGCCCCTGGCCGTCTTCCGCGGGCAGGTCGTGAGGCCTCGACGCAACGGCTTGCGACACGAGTACGACCCATTACTACGCCGCCACTACTACAGCAACTTCCACAGGTCTGCCCAGGACATGCGTCGCTACCTCGAGCACATCGCCACTCTGGGACCCTGCTATCTCCTTGCGTATCCCTCCTCCGTCTACACCCTCGCCCGCTTCCTCGAAGAAGCAAAGATCCCAGCCCCGCCGAATATACGAGGCATACTCGCAGGATCCGAGAATGTCTATCCCAACGACCGGATGGATACCGAGTCGACTTTCGGGGTTCGATTCTTCTCTTGGTACGGTCACTCGGAGAAGCTAGTCTTGGCCGCTGAATGCGAGGGATCCGCAGACTATCATGTCTGGCCGACGTACGGGTACTTCGAGCTCCTCGATCCTGACGGCAAGGCGGTCACGACACCCGGTGAGCGAGGTGAGATCGTCGGTACCGGTTTCATCAATACGGTTATGCCATTCATTCGGTATAGGACTGGTGATTACGCTGTCTTCTCGGGACAAACATGTAAGGCCTGCGGCCGAGAGCAGACTCTCTTGTCTCGCATCGACGGTCGGTGGCCCCAGGGCGATCTGACCGCCAAGGATGGTTCGCCCATCTCGATGACGGCCTTCAACGTACACGATGACACATTTGAAGCGACACACGGTTACCAGTTTTTTCAGTCGGAGCCCGGCAGAGCCGTGTTGAGGGTGATCCCCGCAAGGTCGCTAACCCACCAAGATCGTGAATTCATACTCTCCCGAGTAAACGCACGGCTGCAAGGCCAAGTCTACGTGACACTCGAAGTGTGCGGTCAGCTTCAGCTGACACCCACCGGTAAGCAACTGCGCGTAGTCCGAGCCGCGCCCTCGTCTTCGCCAGGTTCCCTCGATCCACGCGGGAACCACTCCAATGACGTATCCGTCTCGCAATGAAACCCAATCCTTCTCTGCCGTTGAAGGTGATGCTCCTGACGAGCAGCCTGCACTACGGAGGCGCTGAGCGCCAGGTGGTCGAGTTGGCGAAGCACCTGGATCGCCGCCGATTCGAACCGCTCCTGTGCTGCCTCGACGGTACTCGCACGCTCTTCGATCTCAGCCCAAGTCTGACGCCGATCGTGATGGCAAAGCGCCGGGCCAGGTTTGATCCCATCCCGTTCCTCCAGGTTGGCTGGCTGCTGCGTCGCCGGTCGATCGACGTCGTCCACTCCTTTCTCTTCGACGCCGAGATTATCGGTCGCGTCATGGGTTGGCTCACCAAGGTGCCCGCGGTCATCGCCTCCGAA
This genomic window from Candidatus Rokuibacteriota bacterium contains:
- a CDS encoding AAA family ATPase, producing MSLNLAFFGLRQKPFNPTPDPAFLYASPGHQEGLAHLLYGVQEHKGFILLTGEVGTGKTTLLRTLLSRLDGNTASAFVFDTTLPFEGLLEYILEDFGVAKPGESHAQRLFALNNFLIERQRAGQNTVLVLDEAQNLDVRALEQIRLLSNFETHTEKLLQIVLAGQPELLDKLNRPELRQLKQRIGLRCRILPLTADQTRDYIRTRLRIAGATNLGLFSDVAITRIAGYSGGIPRLINTVCDHCLLIGYADQIRRVDRRIVEEAIEYFEEGERRPRKPRRLLHTWGRALVRWALAAAGAVLIGGAAALTIAHRDALRQVFDLSTATLSGLAHAASSFLRQ
- a CDS encoding CpsD/CapB family tyrosine-protein kinase; the protein is MSKFFKALEQAERDRALQRGGAPRSADPTAAPAPEIESAEPVTLQRPPADSAGGVDDHLVSLVAPAAFEAEQYRALRHTVEQLHKTRDLRVVAVSSPGVGDGKSITAINLAGALAQAPDVRVLLVDADLRRPSVASLLALGGSDGPGLVNAILDPTVTLEQVARPRPPFNLSVIPAGEVPPSPYEVLKAPRLGELLDEARRRYDYIVLDAPPLCPVQDCRVIARWVDGFLLVVSAHHTPRRLVGDALNVVERGKILGLIFNGDDQPPSSFYGYYGYYGGGPYAAHGSPNGHDRGRLGRAVTRVGQMLQRRRGGGR
- a CDS encoding sugar transferase; the encoded protein is MFEERSERLHRVLTLLDVAVTIFVFLAASWVRNALLDDDPVDLLSHVALLPFVLALWMFFLTFFGAYRSPRMTSRLQYAWAVTRGVAVGLAALLTILFLFKVQYVSRAVVVTFAAADLLALVGIRLGVVWYFHRSLQRGEHFRRVLIVGSGNRARRLAETLLQNSEWGIRIVGHLDPDPTKVGDRVLESSVLGTVGDISSILKGNVIDEVILAVPRAMIPDVDKIAQACEEEGVKLCWMADVFDVHAARTRLVALGPIPLLTLEPVAQGEWQLLVKRFMDLAIAAPIVPLLPVIGLIALAIKLDSPGPVFFMQERVGLHKRRFRMLKFRTMVEDASRRQAEFEHLNEAKGPIFKIANDPRITQVGRFLRRSSLDELPQILHVLTGEMSLVGPRPMSLRDVDLFDKGIQRKRFSVKPGLTCLWQVSGRSNLPFSKWLELDLYYIEHWSLGLDLKILFKTIPAVLSGKGAN
- a CDS encoding WecB/TagA/CpsF family glycosyltransferase, whose amino-acid sequence is MMVPVVQATKQEILGVPIDALTMEEVLDRVDDTIVGRGRLQIGVVNAAKLVNMRRDPALRADVLSCNLILADGVPVVWASRLLGRPLPERVAGIDLMLGMLRRGNEHGYRIYCLGASEDVLATAVARIAGDYPHVEVVGHHHGYFTSQEEPGLVAAISDAKLDILLVGMSSPKKERFLARWSDQLGVSVCHGVGGSLDVLSGKVRRAPLIWQRLGLEWLYRVCQEPRRLWRRYLVTNTLFCAMVLSELVRRRLLSPPVSLFPRGHK
- a CDS encoding class I SAM-dependent methyltransferase — its product is MSDPSAQIQSALDRFVAGQSHPLRVLEAGCGSLSNIRLGSNVRIVGIDVSAEALAQNATIHEGIQANLETSDLGDSEYDLIVCWDVLEHLAKPTNVVRKFLRAVKPGGLILLALPNVLSLKGLVAKYTPLSFHFLVHRLIYGQRAGIAPGYEVCPTYLCYSIAPRSIARLATHHAFDVDLFSTYESGMQRRFRERFGLVGKPWQVVRVLVCLLSIGIIDAEATDCILILRRPRLSVRLQSPISQTGPHPEAVTNSVATSAASKQL
- a CDS encoding O-antigen ligase family protein, which produces MIRLIFLSTALFVVGLYAWKDWYKSLCALIVLMAFLEHPDMPRSMFGIQGVNPWNLLLLVIILAWLAQRGRDGLVGHPPGTFVLLLLAFVAVVTTAFVRLMIDRQGLPTDASTAGLISEYLVNTLKWVIPGLLLFDGCRSRSRFLWGLSSILSLYVLLSLQVIRWMPLDAIANHEMLARQSMKILRPEIGYYRVDLSVMLAGASWAIFAAQSLVVSLHRRIILLLGALLVVLTQVLTAGRGGYVAWAVTGLTLTLLRWPRYLLLAPVLAIGLSLLPGVSDRIFEGISDSTNTSSSAEVDLERLTAGRNLIWPPVIDKIAEQPILGYGRVAMERTGLSFAIASEEGGVGNPHSAYLEMLLDNGLLGLAVTLALFAYILAHSLSLTRDRRSRVFAAIGGVTSALVIAQLAGSITGQSFYPREGTLGMWCAIGLMLRVSVERARANLSFAMHDRANRPTKPTRPVEWWRPAASPEPQTRPDPVLAPSNSGSIDSPL
- a CDS encoding glycosyltransferase encodes the protein MQSTVRGTLSVLRSLLAYTVVACAYFGTLVVCRMSRLAPRRPWTPTRRIVVTATFFNTQWFLSHVIPLTRSGVDEVIVVTDQPLVALDKVRFWCPAHGMSRLIGRAVSKFACLLACGLYLKPDVLIGFHLFPGAISALIVARVLGRPACYQMTGGPIEIVGGGAYSENRLLAKLGRGSRLLESLAIAVVREFDLVVVRGSKARAFLIDRGVRPVTVITGSVTFLSEPAAPDREYDLVFVGRLAAIKQPLQFVDIVASLRRQLPTVRAAVVGDGPLLNAARERAIALGIEQSIDFLGQIQDVERILTRSKVFVLTSQSEGLSIAMAEAMAAGVVPVVADVGDLGDLVIDGVTGFLVKPDSVSEFTHRAALLLQDPTLWARQSHAATEAASRQTSLDVVTAKWTESLSRLVATSTNSPGADEKRL
- a CDS encoding DUF362 domain-containing protein; amino-acid sequence: MSSLRNERTSKMPEVSNIAAYQGAGRYSDTPPYHPTEPYPEYVFGSSALGPDNPAYAAVRGALGLLFPHGLGTANWNPLRELVRPGDTVVLKPNLICDFHETRGDDVVSMLTHGSVIRAVLDYVAIALQGQGRVVIADAPQCDASFERLMAVTGLLTIQSFYREHSPIQVDVIDLRPEYARKVDGVIVAHSPLPGDPAGYAVINLGRASEFFPISHTNPRLYGSEYDVNEVTLHHHDDTQEYLISKTILAADVFINLPKMKTHKKVGVTLSLKNLVGINGNKNWLPHHREGVPTTGGDQYAESGLSERLEHVLLATFKRHFPKLGPLRRHLAGPVKRIGRAVFGDTTTDRIRSGNWYGNDTTWRMVLDLNRALRFGDGAGVLHDQPQRRYFSVVDGVVAGEGNGPMGSDPRPAGLIVAGLDPLAVDLVCTRIMGFDYHLIPVLSNASNDHPYPLNVVPHAAIRCNSNVDEYDRLLNQIEGPCLAFRPHFGWIGHIAVTDAITPAAPATRQGPLSAV
- a CDS encoding phenylacetate--CoA ligase family protein, with protein sequence MLAYEKTDYYRETFRQAGFTPGDLKSLEDFSSLPTIDKETIRTHMNSMCAVPYGSSGIDYVATGGSSGEPLRFLAGSDRSAVEYAYLVASWERAGYRLGLPLAVFRGQVVRPRRNGLRHEYDPLLRRHYYSNFHRSAQDMRRYLEHIATLGPCYLLAYPSSVYTLARFLEEAKIPAPPNIRGILAGSENVYPNDRMDTESTFGVRFFSWYGHSEKLVLAAECEGSADYHVWPTYGYFELLDPDGKAVTTPGERGEIVGTGFINTVMPFIRYRTGDYAVFSGQTCKACGREQTLLSRIDGRWPQGDLTAKDGSPISMTAFNVHDDTFEATHGYQFFQSEPGRAVLRVIPARSLTHQDREFILSRVNARLQGQVYVTLEVCGQLQLTPTGKQLRVVRAAPSSSPGSLDPRGNHSNDVSVSQ